Within Azoarcus sp. DD4, the genomic segment AGACGGTCGGGAAAGCGTTGTGCCAGATCGACATTCGTGCGACGCGCTAGTCCGAGTACGGGAATGCCTCGGACGAGGAACGCCTCGGCAACTGCGGCGCCGAGGCCTCGGCTGTGACCGGTGACAATCGCGTGCATGTCGTGCCCTCCTTTATCAGAATCGTCATTGTCTTCAGCACGGCATGCGCGGTGCAAGTTCGGGTGAAGTCCATACGCCATGAGAGAATCGCGTCCCCCCGGAATGAGGCAGCCATGACACAGATCCAGCATACGATCACCGATCTGGTGATTCACAAACTGAACAAGGACGAGCACCGGCCTGCCAGCATTGAACTGCGTACCGCCGCCTGCGCCCAGACAGAGGCGGCGGTGTCCCTGGTCGAGCGCTTGTGCCGTTTGTATCGTGAGCGCCCTGGCAAGGGGTATGGGAAGTTCGAGGATGATGAAGCGCGCTTTCCCATGGCGGGCTACCTGCGTCGGCATCTTGTCGAACGGGACATCGATTTCATTACCTTGACGCAGTTGATGATGCAGCAGCTCCAGCAACGGGGCGACGAAGCGCAGCTGACTGCGGGTGGATTCGTGCTGGTCGCACGCATTCTGGAAGGCCAGACGGATTGCCTGTGGGTGGCATTGCTTACGGAGACTGTGGGTACGGCGATCGACCGCCAGTTGAACATCGCCGACTGCGTGCATCTGGATTTCGCCAACCTCAGGGTGGCAGGGCGCATCGATATCAGCGCTTGGCAGAGAGGTGACGAGCGTTACATCAGCTTTCTTAAGGGCAGGGCTGATGTCGCGGAGTATTTCAAGCAGTTCCTCGGTTGCAGCGATGTGGTCATCGCGCTCAAGGAAACACAAAAGCTGGTCCAGACGCTGAACCATTTTGCCGAAACCGAAAAACTGGAGCCACCTGTCCGCGACGAACTGATGGAGCGGGCGCACCTCTACCTGGATGAGCTGGGCGAAAGTGGGGCGCCGCTCAGTCTCGATAGTGTGGCGCGCGAGCTTTGGCCTAGTGCACCAGAGCGGCTCGATCAGGCATTCTCCGATGGCGCTGCCAGCGTCGCCAACGGCTTCGTACCGGACCGCCGCGCGCTGCGGCCGCTCGTGCGATTCAAAGCCAGCGCAGAACAATGGAAGCTCGAGTTCGACCGCAGCAGCTTGCGCTCCGGCGCTGTTTCATACGACAAGGCCTCCGACACGCTGGTACTGTCGAATTTGCCTGACTACCTCAAGCGCATGCTCCTGGAAGAGTGAGCGGCCTTCGGCTTGTGGGCGAGGCGGACCACGTTTGATCGCACTTGACATGATAGCTGACGATCGTAATATAAGCGGGTCACTTATCAGGTGCCGACGGAGACCGTATGAACCCCCAAGAAGAGTTTGACCGCAACAAGGTCTTCTACCTCGAAGATCTCGAAGTTGGGCTGCGTTTCGGCAGCCGTTCGCATACGCTCGAAGTCGGGCAGATCGTGGAATTTGCCGACGCGTTCGATCCGCAACCCTTTCATCTCGACGACGAGGCGGCAAAAGCGACGCTGTTCGGTGGCCTGGCGGCGAGCGGTTGGCATACTGCGGCAATCACCATGCGGCTGCTGGTCGAGGGCGGTGCGCCCATTGCCGGAGGCATCATCGGTGCCGGAGCGGAGATCGCATGGCCGCAACCCACGCGGCCTGGCGATGTCCTCAACGTCGAGAGCGAGATCGTCGAAGTGACGCCGTCGCGCTCGAAGCCGGATCGTGGCATCGTCACCATACGCAGCGAGACGCGCAATCAGCGTGGCGAGACCGTCCAGGTCATGACGTCGCGCCTGGTGGTGCCGCGCCGGCCGCTTGTCGCCTGATGTCTGATCGCGGCAGCGCCGGGCACGTGCAGCACCGTCCGCTAGCCATCGTTGGAGCGGGCGCGCTCGGACTCAGCATCGCTGCGCGTCTTGCGGCCACTGGGCCGGTGGCGGTGGTCGCATCGAGCGCCGCGCGAGCACAAGCCCTGGGAGCCGGCGTGGAGGTGGCAGGCCGGCTCTTTCATCCCGCTGTTTATGCACCGGATCGCCTGCCTTCGGCCGAATGGGTGGTGCTCGTCGTCAAGGCGGGCGACACCGCGGCGGCGGCCCGCAGTGCCGCGGCAATGCGGCCGCGCGGAGTGTTGTCGCTGCAGAACGGCCTCGTGGAAGACTGTCTGCGTGCCGCTTGTGGCGATAAGGTGTTCGCCGGTCAGGGCGTCACCACCATGGGAGCATATCGAGAGGGGAGCCGCATTGTGCCGGTGAGCGAGGGCGAAACACTCATGCCGCCTGGTTTCGAGCCGCTGGCACGGCGCTTCTCCGAGGCCGGTCTACCCGCCCGCGTCGACAGCAACATCAGCGCGGCGCGGCTTGCCAAGTTGCTGGTCAACCTTGCGCTCAACCCGCTTACCGCGGTGTTCCGTGTGCGTACCGGGGAACTGCAAACGCCACCCTTGTCGTTGTATGTCGATGCGCTGGTGACGGAAGCCTGGCCAGTACTGCGCGATGCCGGGTTGCAGCTCGACGCGGCGGCCGCGCGCGAGAAGGTGTGGGCCGTCATCGGCAGTACCGCCGGGAATCGGACCAGCATGCTGCAAGACGTGCTCGCCGGCCGCCGCACGGAACTCGATGCCATCACCGGCGCGTTCCTGCGTCTGGCGGATCGGACGGGCGCGGCGGTACCCACCCATCGCGCCCTGCACACGCTGATCGCCCTGATCGACGCCAGGGCCTGAACCTCAACGCGCCAAGACCTGGCGCGCCCAGCGCACGATCTGGTCGGCGCTCATCGCTCCTGCCTGGCGGGCAAGTTCGCGGCCGCCGCGGAACAGCGCAAGGGTTGGGATGCTGCGTATGCCGAAGCGCGTGCCGATGTCCGGTTCCGCCTCGGTGTCGAGTTTGGCCAGGCGCATTCCCGGTTCCAGTAAACCGGCGGCCTGAACGAAGGCGGGCGCCATCATCCGGCAGGGGCCGCACCACGGCGCCCAGAAATCCACTAGCACCGGAATGTCGTTGCGGCCGATGTGGCGGTCGAAGTTCGCGCCGGTCAGTGCTGTCGGTTCGCCGGTGAATAGCGGCCGGTGGCATTGGCCGCAGGCCGGTTGCTGCTCGAGCCGGGCGGCGGGCAGGCGGTTGACCGCATTGCAGTGCGGGCAGACGAGATGCAGGGGGGCGTTCATGAAAGCTCCATCGAAAGTAGCGCTGTCGCGGATAGTCAGCGCTGCACTGTGGTAGTTCCCGTCGCCTTCGGCGTCATTCCCATGGCCCGAGGCGGGTTTTAGCGGTGCTGCGCGAATGCAACTTTGGTATTAGAGTGCAATTACTCTGCCGATATGCTCGGTGGCACCGCAACCCGTCGTTTCGCTTCCGGATATATGAAAGAAATCATCGAGATCGATCTAAAGCGTTACACACTCCCGCAACTACGCGAACTCGGCAGCCGCATCGGCAAGGCCATCGACAGGCAGGAATCGGCCGCGCGTGCCGCGGTAATCAGGCGCATCGCCGCGCTGGCGCGCAGTCATGGCGTGTCGCTGGACGAACTGGCGGCGGACGCCGTGGCGATGAAGGCGGGCGAACCCGCCGCCCGGCGGGCGCCTGCGGCCATGCCGCGCGAACCGCTGCCGGCCAAGTATCGTCATCCCAACAATCGCGAACTCGGCTGGTCCGGGCGCGGGCGCCAGCCGCATTGGGTCACTGCATGGCTGGCCAATGGCGGGTCGCTCGATGCGCTCGCCATCGCTGCTGAGAAGCTGGCGCCGCGAAGGCCACCGGTGATGTAGCGCCGACGGCGCCATCGTTTTCACCCCCAGGAGAGACCCACCATGAAGAAGATCCTCGTCTGCACCCTGTTGTCGGCCTTTGCCCTGTCCGCCTTCGCTGAAGGCCCCACCTGCATGGCGAGTGCGGCGGAGAAGAAGCTGGCCGGCGCCGCCAAGACCAGCTTCATGAAGAAGTGCGAAAAGGATGCCGCCGCCACCTGCGACGCCGCCGCAGCCGAGAAGAAACTGGCTGGCGCGGCCAAGACCAGTTTCACGAAGAAATGCGTGAGGGACGCCGTCGGCGCGCCTTGAGCCGCGTCCTGTCTCAAGTTGGCCGATAGCGCGCGGCGGCCTGCGATAACTTTTCTGCGACCGCCGTGCGCAGCGCTGGCGGCCCGACCACTTCGACGTCGGCGCCATAACGCAGGATTTCCATCGTCAGTTCGCGGCTGTCGGCATACGGCACGCACAGCCGCAGGCTGCCGTCCGGTTGCGGCGTGGAGGTCTGCGCCGGGTGCCAGATCTCGCTTGCCACCCAGGGTGCGACGTCGGCGCTGAAGTGCAGTTCGGCGTGCTCGCGCGGGGCGCCAGAGAAGATGCCGAAGGCGGCACCCACAGCTTTTTGCAGACTGCGCGGACCGACTTCGCGTGCCTTGTCGCGCTTCACCGTGGCGGTGCGGATGGCGTCGAGCGCGAACAGGCGTAGTTCGCCCGCCTGGTGGCAGAAAGCCAGCAGATACCAGTTTTCCCGATAGTGCAGCAGCTGCTGCGGCGACACCACGCGATCGGATTCGGCATTGCGGCTGCGGGCGTAGTAGCGCAGCGCCAACCGGCGTCGTTTCATCGTCGCCTGCGCTACCGTGTCGAAGATGGCCGGCGTGGCGCGGCGGTTGGCGGAGTGCAGGATGCGCACGCGGCGGGCGATCTCGGCTGGATCGTCGTTGGCACTGCCCAGCATCAGGCCGATGCGCGTCATCAGTCCGTCGACCTGGCCGGCCAGCAGGCCCGGCTCCATCGCGGTGGCGAGCTGCTGCATCATCAGCAAAGCGTGGATTTCCGACGGGTTGAACCACATGCCGTGGATGCCGTAGCGCTTGCCGGCCCCGGGGCGGTCTCCTTCCAGCACATAGCCCGCCGCCTCGCCGACGCTGCCGCGGCGCCAGACGATGGGCGCGCCGAGGCGATCGCGCAGGTAGTCCAGGTCGCGCTTGAAGCTGGCACGCGAGATTTCCAGCGTGTCGAGAAAGCGTGCCAGCGGCACTGGCTGGCGGGCGTTCTCCAGCATGCGGACGATCTGGTAGAGGCGTTCTGTCTGGCTCACGGTTTTTCGGGGGCGGGTCTGTACGGTACGGAATTATGCGGTTTCGACAGGCTCGTTGGATGAGCCTGCAGGCGGCGCACACTGTTCGCCATCAAGCCCGATGCGGAGTCCGACCATGAAGCCCGTACGCCACCTGCCTTACCCCGCCGATCCGATTGCTCCCAGCCGCCAGCGCCTGCTCTTCAGCCTCGCGCTACTCAGCCTGCCGCTTGCCTTCCAGTTTGCCGATGCGGCTATCGTGCCGGTACCGGAGTCGATGCGGCTGGTGCTGGCGATCAGCGTGTGGGCGACGCTGGTCACGCTGGAACTGGCCTGCAGCGTGGTGATCCATCTCGCATGGCGCGGCTGGCGCCGTTACCGCCGCAGCTTGGTGACCGCAGTGTTGCGCCTTCACTCGCGCTGACGCAGCTTCGCGTGCAAGACCCCGCGCAGGGCATTGCAAATGACGATGGCGTCGGCGTGCGCCAGGTCGGTGCGCGTCAGCCGTGCCTCGCGTGCCTGCCAGGCGGGATCGTCGAGCAGCACGCCACGCATCACGCCCGGCAGCACGCCGGCGGCCAGCGGCGGGGTCAGCCATGCGTCGGCCAGGCGCAGGAACACGTTGCTGCGGCCGCCTTCGGTGAGCTCGCCGCTGCGGTTGAAGAACAAGGTGTCGAAGGCGCCTTCAATTTCGGCCCTGCGGATCGCCGCGTCGTAGGTGGCGCGGCGGGTGGTCTTGTGGCGCAGCAGGTAATCGTCCGCATCGATCGCTTCGTCTGCGAGCAGCAGCTCGACCGGCCCGACCGCCAGCGTGGCGAGCGGCCCGCCGCCGAGTTCGATGCGGCCGTCCTTGTGCAGCAGCAGGCGCACGCGATATGCGGCGGCGCCGGCCAGCGTGGCGAGGTGGTGGCCGAGTGCATTGCGCAGCGCGCTGTCGTCACAGGCAAAGCCGAGCGTGGCCGCGCTGGCGGCAAGGCGGGCGAGGTGGCGTTCCAGCAGCGGGATGGCGTAGCGGCCGTCATCGCCAGGCACCGCGCGCAGGGTCTCGATCAGCTGGAAACCGGGATCGAGCGCGGTCAGGAAGCGCGCCTTCAGCCGGCACTCGACGTACTCGTCGTCGGCGCGGCTGTCGATGACGATGCCGGCGCCAACGCCCAGCTGCCCGGCACGCATGCCGTGGTGCTCCGGACTCAGGGTCAGCGTGCGTATCGCTACCGAAAGCCCGAAGTCGCCGCAGTGGCGGCCGGAGGGGGTTGCGTCCACCCAGCCGATGGCGCCGGTGTAGAGTCCGCGCGGCCGCGGCTCCAGCGCGTCGATCAGTTGCATGCTGCGGTGCTTGGGCGCGCCGGTGATCGAGCCGCAGGGAAAGAGCGCGCGCACTACCGCGGGGAAGTCGCGCGTCGCATCCAGTCGCGCGCTGACGGTGGAGGTCATCTGGAACACCGTCGCGTAGGGTTCGACCGCGAACAAGGCCGGCACCTCCACGCTGCCGGTTTCGGCGACGCGGCCGAGGTCGTTGCGCAGCAGGTCGACGATCATCAGGTTTTCGGCGCGGTTCTTCGGGTCGGCTGCCAGCGCTGCGGCGATGCGGCTGTCTTCCCCGGCCTTGGCCGCCCGCGGCGCAGTGCCTTTCATCGGCTTGGCCAGCAGCTTGCCGGCGTGGTGACGCAGGAAGAGTTCCGGCGAGCACGACAGCACATAGCTGCCGTCGGCAGCGCCGTCTTCACCCGGCAGCCGGATCAACGCGCCATAGGCCACCGGCTGCGCCGTGCGCAGGCGGCGGTAGAGCGCGATGGGCGAGCCGTAGGCCTGGAAATCCAGCCGGTAGCTGTAGTTGATCTGGTAGGTCTCGCCGGCGCGGATCGCCGCATGGATGGCGGCGATGGCGGCGTCGAAACCCGCCTTGTCGACCGACTGGCGGCATTCGGCGACACCGGCCACTCCCGCTTCGGCGCTGCCCTCCTGCGCCGCCAGCCAGTTCGCCACCGCCTCGCCATCGAGCCGTTCGAGATGGTCGAACAGCAACACGCGCAGCGCCCCGCCCGGTTTGGCGGTGGCGACGCCGGCCAGGCGCACGCCCCATTCGTAGTCGGCCAGCACCACCGCATGGCGGCCGGCGGCGAGTTCGGCTTCCACCGCGGCCCAGTCGGCTGTCAGCCGGACGGGATCGGTGCAGCGGATTTCGTTGCGATAGCCGGTGTAGAGGCGGCTGGCCGCTGCGCCCGGCGCGGCCAGGCTGTCGTCGAGCAGGGCAAAACTTTCCATGGCGGAATTGTAGTGGCAGGGCGGCGGATTGCCGCGCTGTGCGACACTGCGCCGCTCGCAGAACGAAGCGTTCGAGGATTCCCCGCATGCGTTTTCTCCACACCGCCGACTGGCATCTCGGCCGCGTCTATCACGGCGTTTCATTGCTCGACGACCAGGCCCATGTGCTGCGTGACTTCCTGCGCCTGGCCGCCGATATCCGGCCGGACGCCATCCTGATCGCCGGCGACGTCTATGACCGTTCGGTGCCGCCGGCCGACGCCGTTTGCCTGCTCGACGAGGTGCTCACCGAACTGGTCGTCGGCCTCGGCATTCCGGTGGTGCTGATCGCCGGCAACCACGACGGCCCCGACCGCCTCGCCTTCGGCGCCAGCCTGCTCACCCGTGCCGGCCTTACCGTGCGCGGGCCGGTGGAAACCCGCGTGACGCCGCTGACGCTGAGCGATGCACACGGCGAGGTGGCCATCTATCCGCTGCCCTATGCCGAGCCGGCGCTGGTGCGCAACGCGCTCGGCGAGGAAGGCCTGGCCGATCACCACGCCGCGCTCGGCGCCCAGCTGCAGGCGATCCGTGCCGCGCACCCGGCCGGTCGCCGTTCGGTGGTGGTGGCGCACGCCTTCGTGCTCGGCGGCAGCGAATCGGAATCCGAGCGGCCGCTGTCGGTCGGCGGCAGCGGTGCGGTCGGCGCCGAACTCTTCGCCGGCTTCGACTACGTAGCGCTCGGCCATCTGCACCGCCCGCAATCGGCCGGCGGCGAGCACATCCACTATTCCGGTTCGCTGCTGAAGTACAGCTTCGCCGAGGCCGGCCACGCCAAGTCGGTTAACCTGGTGGAGATGGACGCCGCCGGCAACTGCACGGTGGAGCGCATCGCGCTCGCACCGCGCCGCGATCTGCGCATCGTCGAAGGCGCGCTGGCCGACATCGTGGCCGGTGCGGCCACCGATCCCGGCCGCGACGACTACCTGCTCGCCCGCCTCACCGACAGTGGCGCGTTGCTCGACGCCATGGGCAAGCTGCGCACGGCCTATCCCAATGCGCTGGCCATCGAACGCCCGCTGCATGCTGGCGACGGCCCCGGGCGTGCAGCGGCCGACCACCGCCGCATCCGCGTCGAGGACCTGTTCGCCAGCTTCTACGCCGAAATCGCCGGTCGTCCGCTGGAGGACGAGGCGCTCGCCACCGTGCATCGCATCGTCGGCGCCATCGAGCAGGAGGCGCGCCACGCATGAAGCCGCTCAAACTCAGCCTGCAGGCCTTCGGCCCCTTCGCCGGGCGCGAGGAGATCGATTTCACCCTGCTGCCCGAAGGTGCGCTCTTCCTTATCTCCGGCCCCACCGGCGCCGGCAAGACCTCCATCCTCGACGGCATCACCTACGCGCTCTACGGCGATACCTCCGGCGGCGAACGCAGCGCGCGCGAGATGCGCAGCCACCACGCAGACGCGGCTCTGCTCACCGAGGTGGAATTCGAATTCGCGCTCGGTGGCCGCCGCTATCGCGTCAAGCGCGTACCCGAACAGGAACGTGCCGCGCAGCGGGCGACGAAATCCGGCGACGGCATGGTCAAGGTGCTCGCCCGCGCCGAACTCCATCGCCTGGATGACGACGGTGCCACCTGGTGGCCGCTGGCGCAGAAGACCACCGAGGTCACCAGCGAGCTGACCACGCTGCTCGGATGCCAGGCCGAGCAGTTTCGCCAGGTGGTGCTGCTGCCGCAGGGCCAGTTCCGCAAGCTGCTCACCGCCAGCTCGGGCGAGCGCGAGAAGATCCTCGAGACCCTGTTCGGCACCGCCGCCTACAAGCGGGTGCAGGACGCGCTCAAGCAGGAGGCCGCCGCGCTGCAGAAGGCGGCGGAAGACACGCGGCTGCGCCGCGACACCCTGTTGCAGCAGGCCCAGGCCGAATCGGTCGATGCCCTGCGCGGACAGGCCGATGCGCTAGGGGTCGAGCTCGCGCGCCTGGCCACCGACGAAGCCGCCGCGCGCAGCGCCGACGCCGCGGCCCAGCTCGCGTTGCAGCAGGGCCGCGCGCTCGCCGCCCAGTTTGCCGAACAGCAGGCGGCGCAGCTGGCACTGACTGCGATCGAAGGGCACACCGGCGAGATCGCCGCTTTGCGCCAGCGCGAGGCCGGTGCCCGCCGCGCGCTGCAGGTGGTGCCGGCCGATGAAGCCCAGGCCGCCACGGGCCGTCAGCTCGCCCTCGCCCGCCAGCGCGCCGAGGAAGCAGGGCTGCGCGCCGCCACGGCCGCCGCCGCCCTGCAGCAGGCCAAGGCCATGCTGGACGCCGAGACGGCCCGCGCGCCGCAGCGCGACGCCGCCCAGCGCGAAGTCCTGCAACTCGAATCGCTCGCCGTCCAGGTTGAGCAGCTCGCCGCCGCCGAACGCGAACTCGCCGCCGGCCGGCGACAGGCCGCCACCGCCGAGCAGGCATTGGCGCATGCCCAGCAAGCCGCCGCCCGAGCCGAGCAAGGCCGCACGGCGCTCGCCACCCGCGTCGAACAACTCGCCCCGCGCGCGGCCGAGGCCGAAGCGCTGGCGCTGCGGGTCGCCCAGGCCGAGCAGCGCGAAGCCGACGCCAAGCGTCTGGCTGTGCGCCGCAAGGCGCTGGCGGAGACGGTCGCTGTCGAAGCCGGGTCGCGGCAGACGATGGACGAGGCGCGCACCGCGCTCGAAGCCGCCCGCAGTGCCCAGCAGGCGCTCGACGCGCTGTGGCGCGAAGCGCAGGCCGCCATCCTCGCCCGCCACC encodes:
- the trxC gene encoding thioredoxin TrxC codes for the protein MNAPLHLVCPHCNAVNRLPAARLEQQPACGQCHRPLFTGEPTALTGANFDRHIGRNDIPVLVDFWAPWCGPCRMMAPAFVQAAGLLEPGMRLAKLDTEAEPDIGTRFGIRSIPTLALFRGGRELARQAGAMSADQIVRWARQVLAR
- a CDS encoding H-NS family nucleoid-associated regulatory protein, with product MKEIIEIDLKRYTLPQLRELGSRIGKAIDRQESAARAAVIRRIAALARSHGVSLDELAADAVAMKAGEPAARRAPAAMPREPLPAKYRHPNNRELGWSGRGRQPHWVTAWLANGGSLDALAIAAEKLAPRRPPVM
- the pabB gene encoding aminodeoxychorismate synthase component I; the encoded protein is MESFALLDDSLAAPGAAASRLYTGYRNEIRCTDPVRLTADWAAVEAELAAGRHAVVLADYEWGVRLAGVATAKPGGALRVLLFDHLERLDGEAVANWLAAQEGSAEAGVAGVAECRQSVDKAGFDAAIAAIHAAIRAGETYQINYSYRLDFQAYGSPIALYRRLRTAQPVAYGALIRLPGEDGAADGSYVLSCSPELFLRHHAGKLLAKPMKGTAPRAAKAGEDSRIAAALAADPKNRAENLMIVDLLRNDLGRVAETGSVEVPALFAVEPYATVFQMTSTVSARLDATRDFPAVVRALFPCGSITGAPKHRSMQLIDALEPRPRGLYTGAIGWVDATPSGRHCGDFGLSVAIRTLTLSPEHHGMRAGQLGVGAGIVIDSRADDEYVECRLKARFLTALDPGFQLIETLRAVPGDDGRYAIPLLERHLARLAASAATLGFACDDSALRNALGHHLATLAGAAAYRVRLLLHKDGRIELGGGPLATLAVGPVELLLADEAIDADDYLLRHKTTRRATYDAAIRRAEIEGAFDTLFFNRSGELTEGGRSNVFLRLADAWLTPPLAAGVLPGVMRGVLLDDPAWQAREARLTRTDLAHADAIVICNALRGVLHAKLRQRE
- a CDS encoding MaoC family dehydratase — protein: MNPQEEFDRNKVFYLEDLEVGLRFGSRSHTLEVGQIVEFADAFDPQPFHLDDEAAKATLFGGLAASGWHTAAITMRLLVEGGAPIAGGIIGAGAEIAWPQPTRPGDVLNVESEIVEVTPSRSKPDRGIVTIRSETRNQRGETVQVMTSRLVVPRRPLVA
- a CDS encoding nucleoid-associated protein, with the protein product MTQIQHTITDLVIHKLNKDEHRPASIELRTAACAQTEAAVSLVERLCRLYRERPGKGYGKFEDDEARFPMAGYLRRHLVERDIDFITLTQLMMQQLQQRGDEAQLTAGGFVLVARILEGQTDCLWVALLTETVGTAIDRQLNIADCVHLDFANLRVAGRIDISAWQRGDERYISFLKGRADVAEYFKQFLGCSDVVIALKETQKLVQTLNHFAETEKLEPPVRDELMERAHLYLDELGESGAPLSLDSVARELWPSAPERLDQAFSDGAASVANGFVPDRRALRPLVRFKASAEQWKLEFDRSSLRSGAVSYDKASDTLVLSNLPDYLKRMLLEE
- a CDS encoding ketopantoate reductase family protein — translated: MSDRGSAGHVQHRPLAIVGAGALGLSIAARLAATGPVAVVASSAARAQALGAGVEVAGRLFHPAVYAPDRLPSAEWVVLVVKAGDTAAAARSAAAMRPRGVLSLQNGLVEDCLRAACGDKVFAGQGVTTMGAYREGSRIVPVSEGETLMPPGFEPLARRFSEAGLPARVDSNISAARLAKLLVNLALNPLTAVFRVRTGELQTPPLSLYVDALVTEAWPVLRDAGLQLDAAAAREKVWAVIGSTAGNRTSMLQDVLAGRRTELDAITGAFLRLADRTGAAVPTHRALHTLIALIDARA
- a CDS encoding YafY family protein, whose translation is MSQTERLYQIVRMLENARQPVPLARFLDTLEISRASFKRDLDYLRDRLGAPIVWRRGSVGEAAGYVLEGDRPGAGKRYGIHGMWFNPSEIHALLMMQQLATAMEPGLLAGQVDGLMTRIGLMLGSANDDPAEIARRVRILHSANRRATPAIFDTVAQATMKRRRLALRYYARSRNAESDRVVSPQQLLHYRENWYLLAFCHQAGELRLFALDAIRTATVKRDKAREVGPRSLQKAVGAAFGIFSGAPREHAELHFSADVAPWVASEIWHPAQTSTPQPDGSLRLCVPYADSRELTMEILRYGADVEVVGPPALRTAVAEKLSQAAARYRPT
- a CDS encoding exonuclease SbcCD subunit D, whose amino-acid sequence is MRFLHTADWHLGRVYHGVSLLDDQAHVLRDFLRLAADIRPDAILIAGDVYDRSVPPADAVCLLDEVLTELVVGLGIPVVLIAGNHDGPDRLAFGASLLTRAGLTVRGPVETRVTPLTLSDAHGEVAIYPLPYAEPALVRNALGEEGLADHHAALGAQLQAIRAAHPAGRRSVVVAHAFVLGGSESESERPLSVGGSGAVGAELFAGFDYVALGHLHRPQSAGGEHIHYSGSLLKYSFAEAGHAKSVNLVEMDAAGNCTVERIALAPRRDLRIVEGALADIVAGAATDPGRDDYLLARLTDSGALLDAMGKLRTAYPNALAIERPLHAGDGPGRAAADHRRIRVEDLFASFYAEIAGRPLEDEALATVHRIVGAIEQEARHA